A genome region from Acidobacteriota bacterium includes the following:
- a CDS encoding amidohydrolase family protein, with the protein MKDFPVVDFHAHLGNWGRFGMLDTPELFLSCMDNAGIDVACLNCIFHGDSYRGNDRVAEYVRKWPDRFVGAAFISANYPEEMVPELERCFGTLGMKFIKIYPHYVRVSHHEPLYFPIYEFANDRGLAIMSHARHYFDPPSVSIYKRYEGLVKRFPKINWVLAHAGGGTSAEVARTVRDFPTIYVETCSSGLRYGGIEYAVKNGRADRVLFGTDMPLLDAAQQLAKVIVCRITDEEKKMVLGGNAIRLLNLKL; encoded by the coding sequence ATGAAAGACTTTCCCGTCGTCGATTTCCACGCGCATTTGGGGAATTGGGGCCGTTTCGGCATGCTGGACACGCCCGAGCTCTTCCTGAGCTGCATGGACAACGCGGGCATCGACGTGGCCTGCCTCAACTGCATCTTCCATGGAGATTCGTACCGGGGCAACGACCGGGTCGCCGAGTACGTCCGCAAGTGGCCCGACCGCTTCGTCGGCGCGGCGTTTATCAGCGCCAACTACCCGGAAGAGATGGTCCCCGAGCTGGAACGCTGCTTCGGGACCCTGGGGATGAAATTCATCAAGATCTATCCCCATTACGTCCGCGTCTCCCATCACGAACCCCTTTACTTTCCCATCTACGAGTTCGCCAATGATCGGGGCTTGGCGATCATGTCCCACGCCAGGCACTACTTCGATCCTCCTTCGGTTTCCATCTACAAGCGTTACGAGGGCCTGGTGAAACGATTCCCCAAGATCAACTGGGTTCTGGCCCACGCCGGCGGCGGCACGAGCGCCGAGGTCGCGCGCACGGTGCGGGACTTTCCCACCATCTACGTGGAGACCTGCAGCTCCGGCCTGCGCTACGGCGGCATCGAATACGCCGTCAAGAACGGGAGGGCCGACCGGGTCCTCTTCGGCACCGACATGCCGCTGCTGGATGCCGCTCAGCAATTGGCCAAGGTGATCGTCTGCCGGATTACCGACGAAGAGAAGAAGATGGTCCTGGGCGGCAACGCCATCCGGCTTCTGAACCTGAAGCTCTGA
- a CDS encoding amidohydrolase family protein, whose translation MGKVDLNFKPAVPVFDANVELGRRHDRRNLMDTPEQLFEEMARAGVDRALVWHPNGATYDSMEGNLILQELIHGDSRLVPQFFCNPSFDDFDVFTRSVKDAAVRSLRMVPQYQHYPFREWIVGPWLDWMEREGLALWLPATYTVFGDTTELNATDVYDTVREHPHLNVVLSEIHYSNISWAVPLLKSLPNVHVETSKLTIADPINRFLEFMDDSRILFGSRYPNSTMGIHIYALHHMGLPESTVRAICAGNLERLLGMG comes from the coding sequence ATGGGCAAAGTCGATCTCAACTTCAAGCCTGCGGTTCCCGTGTTCGACGCCAACGTGGAGCTGGGGCGCCGGCACGACCGGCGCAACCTCATGGACACTCCGGAGCAGCTCTTCGAGGAGATGGCCCGCGCCGGCGTGGACCGGGCGCTGGTCTGGCATCCCAACGGCGCCACCTACGATTCCATGGAGGGGAACCTGATCCTCCAGGAGTTGATCCACGGCGATTCGAGACTGGTCCCCCAGTTCTTCTGCAATCCTTCGTTCGACGATTTCGACGTCTTCACCCGAAGCGTGAAGGACGCGGCCGTCCGGTCCCTTCGCATGGTCCCCCAATACCAGCACTACCCCTTCCGGGAGTGGATCGTGGGACCCTGGCTCGATTGGATGGAGCGGGAAGGATTGGCGCTCTGGCTGCCCGCGACCTACACGGTCTTCGGCGACACGACCGAGCTCAACGCCACGGACGTGTACGACACCGTCCGGGAGCACCCCCATCTCAACGTGGTCCTGAGCGAGATCCACTACTCCAACATCTCCTGGGCCGTTCCTCTGCTCAAGAGCCTCCCCAACGTCCACGTGGAAACGTCCAAGCTCACCATTGCCGATCCTATCAACCGCTTTCTGGAGTTCATGGACGACTCGCGCATCCTCTTCGGCTCCCGCTACCCCAACTCCACCATGGGCATCCACATCTATGCCCTGCATCACATGGGGCTGCCCGAGTCCACCGTACGGGCCATCTGCGCCGGCAATCTGGAACGTCTCCTGGGAATGGGATAG